In the genome of Mytilus edulis chromosome 3, xbMytEdul2.2, whole genome shotgun sequence, one region contains:
- the LOC139518203 gene encoding uncharacterized protein, which produces MKANPDKFQAIAVGNKSKSGNIKFNLDGNEILCDTEVKLLGVTIDYQLKFKTHISDICKKASRQLNVLKRIGTHLSKLGRLTIYHSYIMSNFNYCPVVWHFCGEGNTKKMEKIQERALRFIYEDFDSDYETLLLKSGLPSLKIRRLRMMAIETFKILHKESPVYLHDIINFKNVSYTFRKQQTVEIPQVRTTHFGLHSLRYAGATLWNELPDTIRAQTNLNQFKSMINNWNGNSCRCGSCRS; this is translated from the coding sequence atgaaagctAATCCAGATAAATTTCAGGCTATTGCTGTTGGGAATAAATCAAAAAGTGGGAATATTAAATTCAATTTGGACGGGAATGAAATTTTATGTGACACTGAGGTAAAGCTCCTGGGGGTGACAATAGATTATCAACTCAAGTTTAAAACTCATATctctgatatttgtaaaaaagcaTCAAGGCAGTTAAATGTTCTTAAAAGAATTGGAACACATCTATCTAAATTGGGAAGGTTAACTATTTATCATTCATATATTATGTCTAATTTCAATTATTGTCCTGTGGTTTGGCATTTTTGTGGGGAGGGTAATACTAAAAAGATGGAAAAAATACAAGAACGTGCCTTGAGGTTCATATATGAAGATTTTGATAGTGATTATGAAACTCTGTTGTTAAAATCTGGTTTACcttctttaaaaataagacgCCTAAGAATGATGGCaatagaaacttttaaaatattacataaagAATCACCTGTGTATCTCCATGAtatcattaattttaaaaatgtatcttatacttttagaaaacaacaaactGTTGAAATTCCACAGGTGAGAACCACACATTTTGGCCTTCATTCATTAAGATATGCTGGAGCTACACTATGGAATGAGTTGCCTGACACGATCCGTGCACAGACAAACCTAAACCAGTTTAAAAGTATGATCAACAACTGGAATGGCAACTCATGCAGGTGTGGCTCCTGCAGATCTTAa